The Paenibacillus sp. FSL H7-0357 nucleotide sequence GTTAGCAACCTCAGCCACGGCAGACGCATTAAGGAAACATCCGATGAGCAGCGCCGGCACCTGTGAAGCAATCCACGTACAAGCAGCACCATTTAATGAACATAATACAAAGTCACGGCCAAAATCAGCAGAACTAAACGACAATGGAGACAGGGAATGCCCTCCTTCTCTGATCGCCTCCGCTCTTCCCCAGACGATTTCCGCACTGTTGGCTCTGGCATAGGCTTTGGCATTCTCATTGATTGGCGGGGGATACGGAAAGACATTAGCCTTGTGCTGAACCGCAGTCACTACCGTAGAAGAGAAGCTGAGCACATCAACTATGATCACAATGTCCCCGCGTTCAGACGCGGCCCGCGCTCCTCTTTGCCCCCATTCCACTTTGACTTTATA carries:
- a CDS encoding 2-phosphosulfolactate phosphatase codes for the protein MFYDQAPYKVKVEWGQRGARAASERGDIVIIVDVLSFSSTVVTAVQHKANVFPYPPPINENAKAYARANSAEIVWGRAEAIREGGHSLSPLSFSSADFGRDFVLCSLNGAACTWIASQVPALLIGCFLNASAVAEVANRLMQQLQANITVVPCGERWSDVREGENNLRPGIEDYLGAGLILSQLTGSKSPEAEVCIGALKYSSKTIRELIWDCASARELRERGYEDDVTYCCQVNISSAVPILQNTRFINAKDLNS